The following proteins are encoded in a genomic region of Methylococcales bacterium:
- the rapZ gene encoding RNase adapter RapZ: protein MKLLIVSGLSGSGKSIVLDTLEDYGYYCIDNLPSSLLDTFVSQIMQSEKQTYAKTAIGIDARNKSTGLINFKEKLTLIRKLNIDCEIIYMQADENVLLKRYSETRRRHPLSNTQVSLTEAIHQEAEMLRSIADCADIRIDTSRTHYHQLRELIKNQIDDRDERYLSIQFQSFGFKYGIPLDADFVFDARSLPNPYWTPHLRQLNGNDQGVIDFLQAEEYVNDLFEDIAHFIQRWTPRFKADNRSYLTVAIGCTGGQHRSVYLANALAHHFKNQALNIITRHREL from the coding sequence ATGAAGCTCTTAATTGTCAGTGGACTCTCTGGATCTGGAAAAAGTATTGTTTTAGATACACTCGAAGATTATGGTTATTATTGTATCGACAACCTACCTTCCAGCTTACTAGACACCTTCGTGAGTCAAATCATGCAGAGCGAAAAACAAACGTATGCTAAAACAGCCATAGGAATTGATGCTAGAAACAAAAGCACAGGGCTGATTAATTTCAAAGAAAAATTAACCCTTATTCGTAAATTGAATATTGACTGCGAAATTATTTATATGCAAGCGGACGAAAATGTTTTACTTAAACGTTACAGTGAAACCCGTCGTCGACACCCCCTTAGTAACACCCAAGTTTCGCTCACAGAAGCCATTCACCAAGAAGCTGAAATGTTACGCTCTATCGCGGATTGTGCTGATATTCGTATTGATACCAGTCGAACCCATTATCATCAACTGCGTGAATTAATCAAAAATCAAATAGATGATCGTGATGAACGCTATTTGTCCATTCAATTCCAATCCTTTGGTTTTAAATATGGAATCCCCTTAGATGCTGATTTTGTCTTTGATGCGCGCAGCCTGCCTAATCCCTATTGGACGCCCCACTTACGCCAATTAAATGGAAACGATCAAGGGGTTATTGATTTTTTACAAGCCGAAGAATACGTCAACGATTTATTTGAAGATATTGCCCATTTTATTCAACGTTGGACACCTCGGTTTAAAGCCGACAATCGGAGTTATTTAACGGTTGCCATTGGCTGTACAGGCGGTCAGCATCGCTCTGTTTATCTGGCTAACGCACTTGCACATCATTTTAAAAATCAAGCCCTAAACATTATTACTCGCCATCGAGAGTTATAA
- the raiA gene encoding ribosome-associated translation inhibitor RaiA, with amino-acid sequence MQVSITGHHLDVTEALKAHVEDKISKLKRHFDNVTDVHVILTVEKLEQKAEATVQISGAKLFAEDHQEDMYTAIDHMVDKLDRQIIRHKEKSNKHR; translated from the coding sequence ATGCAAGTCAGTATCACAGGTCACCATTTAGACGTAACAGAAGCCTTAAAAGCGCATGTTGAAGATAAAATTAGTAAATTAAAACGTCATTTTGATAATGTAACCGATGTACATGTTATTTTAACGGTTGAAAAATTAGAGCAAAAAGCCGAAGCAACGGTACAAATCAGTGGCGCTAAATTATTTGCAGAGGATCATCAAGAAGATATGTATACCGCTATTGATCACATGGTGGACAAACTTGATCGTCAAATTATCCGACATAAAGAAAAATCAAACAAGCATAGATAA